The following proteins are encoded in a genomic region of Arcobacter cloacae:
- a CDS encoding peptidase U32 family protein — translation MNNQKVELLSPAGNLEKLKIAIKYGADAVYAGVSHFSLRIRAGKEFTFETFKEGIDYAHARGKKVYATINGFPFNSQIDLLKKHIATMAALKPDGFIVAAPGVVKLCREIAPEIDIHLSTQANVLNYLDAQVFWDMGVKRIVVAREISLKDVIEIKKHLPDMEIEIFVHGSMCFAYSGRCLVSAVQMGRVPNRGSCANDCRFEYTLYAVNEDHGTLFRLEEEPGVGTYIFNSKDMNLASHLKEILDSGAVDSLKIEGRTKSPYYAAVTAKAYRNAIDDYYEGKFEPEVYQKELHTTKNRGFTDAYLIHRPFEKTDSQNHDYALSKGSYEVTGLVSEDEEHFLCKYKVYPNEDIEIFTPKDEALVECENEIGKIFKKENGLYYINFKKILTETGKELESVHSGNVNKIKLPGKLPYLTMFRVENVDETIE, via the coding sequence ATGAATAATCAAAAAGTAGAGTTATTATCACCTGCTGGAAATTTAGAAAAATTAAAAATAGCTATTAAGTATGGTGCAGACGCAGTTTATGCAGGTGTTAGTCACTTTAGTTTAAGAATAAGAGCAGGAAAAGAATTTACCTTTGAAACATTTAAAGAGGGAATTGATTACGCTCATGCTAGAGGGAAAAAAGTGTATGCCACAATAAATGGATTTCCTTTTAACTCACAAATAGATTTATTAAAAAAACATATTGCAACAATGGCCGCATTAAAGCCTGATGGTTTTATAGTTGCAGCTCCAGGAGTTGTAAAATTATGTAGAGAGATTGCTCCTGAAATTGATATTCATCTTTCAACACAAGCGAATGTTTTGAATTATTTAGATGCTCAAGTTTTTTGGGATATGGGAGTAAAAAGAATAGTTGTTGCTAGAGAAATTTCACTTAAAGATGTTATTGAAATTAAAAAACATTTACCTGATATGGAAATAGAAATTTTTGTTCATGGTTCAATGTGCTTTGCATATAGTGGAAGATGTTTAGTAAGTGCTGTTCAAATGGGTAGAGTTCCAAATAGAGGAAGCTGTGCAAATGATTGTAGATTTGAGTATACATTATATGCAGTTAATGAAGACCATGGAACATTATTTAGATTAGAGGAAGAACCAGGAGTTGGTACATATATTTTTAATTCAAAAGATATGAACTTAGCTTCTCATTTAAAAGAGATTTTAGATAGTGGAGCTGTAGATTCTCTTAAAATTGAGGGAAGAACAAAATCTCCATATTATGCAGCGGTTACTGCAAAAGCATATAGAAATGCAATAGATGATTATTATGAAGGTAAGTTTGAACCTGAGGTTTATCAAAAAGAGTTACATACAACAAAAAATAGAGGTTTTACAGATGCATATTTGATTCATAGACCATTTGAAAAAACTGACTCTCAAAACCATGATTATGCTTTAAGTAAAGGTTCTTATGAAGTTACAGGGCTTGTATCAGAAGATGAAGAACATTTTTTATGTAAATATAAAGTTTATCCAAATGAAGATATTGAAATTTTCACTCCAAAAGATGAAGCTTTAGTTGAGTGTGAAAATGAAATAGGAAAAATTTTCAAAAAAGAGAATGGATTATATTATATAAATTTCAAAAAAATATTAACTGAAACAGGGAAAGAGTTAGAATCAGTTCATAGTGGAAATGTAAATAAAATTAAACTTCCAGGAAAACTTCCTTACTTGACTATGTTTAGAGTTGAAAATGTAGATGAAACTATAGAATAA
- the glyQ gene encoding glycine--tRNA ligase subunit alpha: MITFSQILLKLQEFWAKQGCNIVQPYDIPAGAGTFHPATLLRSLDSTPWSTAYVAPSRRPTDGRYGENPNRLGAYYQFQVLIKPSPDNIQDLYLQSLEFLGLDVSRHDIRFVEDNWESPTLGAWGLGWEVWLDGMEVTQFTYFQQVGGLACDPVAVEITYGTERLAMYLQGVDSVYDIVWNENSFGKTTYGDVHKEGEYEFSKYNFEIANTDMLFKHFDDAFVECKACLDASLPLPAYDQCMIASHAFNTLDARKAISVTERQNYILKVRELAQGCAVLYKQQEVQRLKRIGSEAANKALLNLEKTNPELF, from the coding sequence ATGATTACTTTTTCACAAATTTTATTAAAGTTACAAGAGTTTTGGGCAAAACAAGGTTGTAATATTGTTCAACCTTATGATATTCCAGCTGGAGCTGGAACATTTCATCCTGCAACACTTTTAAGAAGTTTAGATTCAACTCCTTGGAGTACAGCTTATGTAGCCCCAAGTAGAAGACCAACAGATGGAAGATATGGTGAGAATCCAAACAGATTAGGTGCATATTACCAATTTCAAGTATTAATAAAACCAAGTCCTGATAATATTCAAGATTTGTATTTACAATCTTTAGAGTTTTTAGGTTTAGATGTTTCAAGACATGATATCAGATTTGTTGAAGATAACTGGGAATCACCAACTTTAGGAGCTTGGGGACTTGGATGGGAAGTTTGGCTTGATGGAATGGAAGTTACACAGTTTACATATTTCCAGCAAGTAGGTGGATTAGCTTGTGACCCTGTTGCTGTTGAAATTACTTATGGAACAGAAAGACTTGCTATGTATTTACAAGGTGTAGATTCTGTTTATGATATTGTATGGAATGAAAACTCTTTTGGAAAAACAACTTATGGAGATGTTCATAAAGAGGGTGAATATGAATTTTCAAAATATAATTTTGAAATAGCAAATACAGATATGTTATTTAAACATTTTGATGATGCTTTTGTTGAATGTAAAGCTTGTTTAGATGCTTCTCTTCCTCTTCCTGCTTATGATCAATGTATGATAGCAAGTCATGCTTTTAATACACTTGATGCAAGAAAAGCAATATCTGTAACAGAACGTCAAAACTATATATTAAAAGTGCGAGAGTTAGCCCAAGGATGTGCAGTTTTATATAAACAACAAGAAGTTCAAAGATTAAAAAGAATCGGAAGCGAAGCAGCAAATAAAGCTCTTTTGAATTTAGAGAAAACTAATCCAGAGTTGTTTTAA
- a CDS encoding glutaredoxin family protein, producing the protein MKPIALFTLPNCKWCEEAKFYLKSKKLKYNLIDLSKNKEVLKDCQKHGCTGAPVILIGNSWICGFDKNKINKELGIK; encoded by the coding sequence ATGAAGCCTATAGCATTATTTACTTTACCAAATTGTAAGTGGTGTGAAGAGGCAAAATTTTATTTGAAAAGTAAAAAGTTAAAATATAATCTTATTGATTTATCGAAAAATAAAGAAGTATTAAAAGATTGTCAAAAACATGGATGTACAGGTGCTCCTGTTATTTTAATAGGAAATTCATGGATTTGTGGTTTTGATAAAAATAAAATAAACAAAGAGTTAGGAATAAAATAG
- a CDS encoding zinc ribbon domain-containing protein gives MNKYLQDLIKLSKFDTAISMFEPKIEKEKAKLATFVETAEAIKASINTLYLEIDDVKSKRTKNNIHLSELKTKLDNIAKKNKDVANEKELKALQLEEEIAKEQISFANEEIERLDNLTVSKEERLKELQAKLAAEEEDIKEIQVAVDNTIEEINNERNSVYQQRSELLEKFDNKILTFYEKIKRWAKDSAVVPVKKQACYGCFMKINDKTYAEVIKAEEIVNCPHCGRILYKEDEEKEA, from the coding sequence TTGAATAAGTATTTACAGGATTTAATCAAATTATCAAAATTTGATACAGCAATTAGTATGTTTGAGCCAAAAATTGAAAAAGAGAAAGCAAAGTTAGCAACTTTTGTTGAAACAGCTGAAGCAATTAAGGCGTCAATTAATACACTATATTTAGAAATAGATGATGTAAAATCGAAAAGAACAAAAAATAATATTCATTTAAGTGAATTAAAAACTAAGCTAGATAATATAGCTAAAAAAAATAAAGATGTTGCTAATGAAAAAGAGTTAAAAGCTTTACAATTAGAAGAAGAGATAGCAAAAGAGCAAATTTCATTTGCGAATGAAGAGATAGAAAGACTTGATAATTTAACAGTTTCTAAAGAAGAGAGATTAAAAGAGTTACAAGCAAAACTTGCAGCTGAAGAAGAAGATATAAAAGAGATTCAAGTTGCAGTAGATAATACTATTGAAGAGATTAATAATGAAAGAAATAGTGTTTATCAGCAAAGAAGTGAATTATTAGAAAAATTTGATAATAAAATTTTAACTTTTTATGAAAAAATAAAAAGATGGGCTAAAGATTCAGCTGTTGTTCCTGTAAAAAAACAAGCTTGTTATGGATGTTTTATGAAAATTAATGATAAAACTTATGCTGAAGTAATTAAAGCAGAAGAGATTGTTAATTGTCCACACTGTGGAAGAATTCTTTACAAAGAAGATGAAGAAAAAGAGGCTTAA
- a CDS encoding Nif3-like dinuclear metal center hexameric protein, whose translation MKLKEIYDVLNDISSFELQEKWDNSGLLVGSFEDEIENIYISMDLDLELAKDLKSNSLIITHHPLIFSGIKRVNFDTYSTKILKELIKKDISLISMHTNIDKTHLNRYFVEEILGFKIKDSLEFLAYCEVNMKFEELVKHISNRLNLKTLKAVRCKEFIKDIAVVTGSAMSLLDEVKADCFLTGDIKYHDAMEAKARNISLIDIRHYESEKYFNKLIEELLFEYLKKNKLKAIITASKNPFEFFIEGETVE comes from the coding sequence ATGAAATTAAAAGAAATTTATGATGTTTTAAATGATATCTCTTCATTTGAACTTCAAGAAAAATGGGATAATTCAGGACTTCTTGTTGGTTCTTTTGAAGATGAAATTGAAAATATTTATATTAGTATGGATTTGGATTTAGAACTAGCAAAAGATTTAAAATCTAATTCATTGATTATTACTCATCATCCTTTAATTTTTTCAGGAATTAAAAGAGTGAATTTTGATACTTACAGTACTAAAATATTAAAAGAGTTGATAAAAAAAGATATTAGTTTGATTTCTATGCATACAAATATTGATAAAACACATTTAAATAGATATTTTGTTGAAGAAATTTTAGGATTTAAAATAAAAGATTCTTTAGAATTTTTGGCATATTGTGAAGTTAATATGAAATTTGAAGAATTGGTAAAACATATCTCTAATAGATTGAATTTAAAAACATTAAAAGCTGTTCGTTGTAAAGAATTTATTAAAGATATTGCCGTTGTTACTGGCTCTGCTATGTCTTTATTAGATGAAGTAAAAGCAGATTGTTTTCTAACAGGTGATATTAAATATCATGATGCAATGGAAGCAAAAGCGAGAAATATATCTTTAATTGATATAAGACATTATGAAAGTGAGAAGTATTTTAATAAGTTAATTGAAGAACTTCTTTTTGAATATTTGAAAAAAAATAAATTAAAAGCTATAATAACAGCTTCAAAAAATCCATTTGAGTTTTTTATAGAAGGAGAAACGGTTGAATAA
- the purE gene encoding 5-(carboxyamino)imidazole ribonucleotide mutase, giving the protein MKFVSIIMGSKSDYEIMKNCADTFEKFNVKYEMIISSAHRSPERTKDYVKDAEEKGAVVFIAAAGMAAHLAGALAATTTKPIIGVPMKGGAMDGMDAMLSTVQMPAGMPVATVALGKSGAINAAYLAMQILAITDKELSIKLKEDRIVKAKAVESDSKDIEVIL; this is encoded by the coding sequence ATGAAGTTTGTTTCAATTATTATGGGTAGTAAATCTGATTATGAAATAATGAAAAATTGTGCTGATACATTTGAAAAATTTAATGTTAAATACGAAATGATAATATCATCTGCTCATAGATCACCTGAAAGAACTAAAGATTATGTAAAAGATGCAGAAGAAAAAGGTGCTGTTGTTTTTATAGCAGCTGCTGGAATGGCTGCACATTTAGCTGGTGCATTAGCTGCAACTACAACTAAACCAATCATTGGAGTTCCAATGAAAGGTGGAGCAATGGATGGTATGGATGCTATGCTTTCAACTGTTCAAATGCCTGCAGGAATGCCTGTTGCAACAGTTGCTCTTGGAAAATCAGGAGCAATTAACGCAGCTTATTTAGCAATGCAAATTTTAGCAATTACAGATAAAGAATTATCAATAAAATTAAAAGAAGATAGAATTGTTAAAGCAAAAGCTGTTGAGAGTGATTCTAAAGATATCGAAGTAATTTTATAA